A single Lusitaniella coriacea LEGE 07157 DNA region contains:
- a CDS encoding ferritin-like domain-containing protein, which produces MTVVYPRKTHSGMNARDILKQVVRDREIHWITLNRYRYNEQRSCKDLTNLIELINGQPPELARDLSRHVSDEARHALWLTELLVELGADIGTPPGISYIDEFERLIDQQTYQQEGRLEDGVIAALASINVTEKRGCEYFAAHLHALKDAPQTPENIKIRDTIARIFPEEVGHVRWGNRWLAQMAKKSLQHKEKVERAKRQYAAIEQAAYEAGMDIMAGAELRRLNNLLEVADTMPLWERPQYLMERLPETLLSPELQLTRLNVAQRAWERDPQIFMEKFVPMFLNGLKR; this is translated from the coding sequence ATGACCGTTGTTTATCCTCGCAAAACCCATAGTGGCATGAACGCCCGCGATATCCTTAAGCAGGTGGTGCGTGATCGCGAAATTCATTGGATCACCCTCAATCGCTATCGTTACAACGAACAGCGCAGTTGCAAAGACCTCACCAACCTCATCGAACTCATTAACGGTCAACCCCCAGAACTGGCGAGAGATTTATCCCGTCATGTCTCTGACGAAGCCAGACACGCCCTCTGGTTGACCGAACTCCTCGTCGAACTTGGCGCAGATATTGGCACGCCGCCGGGAATCTCCTACATTGACGAATTTGAACGGCTCATCGACCAACAAACCTACCAACAAGAAGGTCGCTTGGAAGATGGCGTTATTGCCGCCCTCGCCTCAATTAACGTCACGGAAAAACGAGGATGCGAATACTTCGCCGCTCACCTCCACGCCCTTAAAGATGCGCCGCAGACCCCGGAAAATATTAAAATTCGAGACACAATCGCGCGAATCTTCCCTGAAGAAGTCGGTCACGTTCGTTGGGGCAATCGCTGGCTCGCGCAAATGGCGAAAAAGAGTCTCCAACACAAAGAGAAAGTCGAACGGGCAAAACGCCAGTATGCAGCCATCGAACAGGCGGCTTACGAAGCCGGGATGGATATCATGGCAGGAGCGGAATTGCGTCGGCTCAATAACTTGCTGGAAGTTGCCGATACAATGCCTCTGTGGGAACGCCCGCAATATCTCATGGAACGCCTTCCCGAAACGCTACTCTCCCCTGAGTTACAACTCACCCGCCTGAATGTGGCGCAACGCGCCTGGGAGCGAGATCCTCAAATTTTCATGGAAAAATTTGTTCCGATGTTCCTCAACGGTTTAAAGCGCTGA
- a CDS encoding site-2 protease family protein yields MQYLLYPLAIWAIAIAFTYLVTFLQLRKTRLQHETYELQKPGSTPTYLKRLFQIPIRELAELGFKPYGYLKTRPMLKLYPPINQEVLLYNKAHKTYAIVTINRPVEPANLFGVDFYTFFRDRELLITINGKAHGIIDRIDRAIVQDVYADCLSLQWQAHQDKLQSLDVEKTPCGIAPSVFVKELQANLKTYFDRLQAEKFVSPIQDTGLFRINFFPVLKLTRKLLKGNPKVAQMLKQRRQRAKADPSLKVEIPVELEVEGFQRMEQLQRGLVGRKFRMLVLLLSVGLFAASFTALFKSYHLAIFMGVLTLHEGGHLLAMKAFGYQDTSVFFVPFFGALATARQKEDATLSQKVVISLAGPLPGLILGIACAIASHNNTYPDWVREVSWMLISLNLFNLLPIYPLDGGKVADLLLFSKIPYLGVIFKGFGVAFLALLGLLQPILLLFALLIAWTIPNSFRSAQANASVQKKLQTASFENRETLLQAIFQHLKELGYGDLPFNTRFALAKDIMQRKQEFRSSLFARAMLVLLYAGSLLGGVAGTVTAIAPTWYRSIPVAFESPQKRRERFLQQTIDRATTTLNLNPKDIEAYQLRARAREGLDDEDGAIADYTQMLRLDPENAETYYSRARLRIARGDKEGAIADFNAIIQLNPKDPYVYVERGYMRQDEGNYQDAIADANIALKLNPQYPEAYELRGEARRNMGDETGAIADEQKAEQLYATLGEESY; encoded by the coding sequence ATGCAGTACCTACTTTATCCCCTCGCAATCTGGGCAATCGCAATCGCTTTCACCTATCTCGTTACCTTCTTACAACTGCGTAAAACCCGGTTGCAACACGAAACCTACGAACTGCAAAAACCCGGAAGTACGCCGACTTATCTCAAGCGGCTGTTTCAAATCCCCATCCGCGAATTAGCCGAGTTAGGTTTCAAACCCTACGGTTATTTGAAAACTCGCCCCATGCTTAAGCTCTATCCTCCAATTAATCAGGAGGTTTTACTCTATAACAAAGCTCACAAAACCTATGCCATCGTTACGATTAATCGTCCGGTAGAACCCGCCAATTTATTTGGTGTTGACTTCTACACGTTTTTTCGCGATCGCGAACTCTTAATCACGATCAACGGCAAAGCCCACGGCATCATCGATCGCATCGATCGCGCGATCGTCCAAGATGTATATGCAGATTGCCTCTCCCTACAATGGCAAGCACATCAAGACAAACTCCAGTCCCTCGATGTTGAAAAAACCCCCTGTGGCATTGCACCCAGCGTTTTTGTGAAGGAATTGCAGGCAAACTTGAAAACCTATTTCGATCGCCTCCAAGCAGAAAAATTTGTCTCTCCGATTCAGGATACGGGATTATTCCGCATTAATTTCTTCCCAGTACTCAAACTCACCCGCAAACTGTTAAAAGGGAATCCGAAAGTTGCCCAAATGCTCAAACAGCGTCGCCAACGGGCCAAAGCCGATCCGAGTCTGAAGGTAGAAATCCCTGTGGAGTTGGAGGTTGAAGGCTTTCAACGCATGGAACAATTGCAACGGGGATTGGTGGGACGCAAGTTTCGGATGTTGGTATTGCTGTTAAGCGTGGGATTATTTGCCGCATCTTTTACCGCGCTGTTTAAGTCCTATCATTTAGCGATTTTCATGGGCGTGTTGACGTTGCACGAGGGAGGGCATTTATTGGCGATGAAGGCGTTTGGCTATCAGGATACGTCGGTGTTTTTCGTCCCATTTTTCGGCGCATTGGCGACGGCGCGACAGAAGGAGGATGCAACATTATCCCAGAAGGTTGTCATTTCTTTGGCGGGCCCTTTACCGGGTTTGATTTTAGGGATTGCTTGCGCGATCGCGTCCCACAATAACACCTATCCCGATTGGGTGCGGGAAGTCAGTTGGATGCTCATTAGTTTGAATTTATTCAATCTGCTCCCCATTTATCCCCTCGATGGTGGAAAAGTTGCAGATTTGCTGCTATTTTCTAAAATTCCTTACTTGGGCGTTATCTTTAAAGGATTTGGCGTGGCATTCTTGGCACTGTTGGGTTTACTCCAGCCGATTTTGTTGCTATTTGCATTGTTGATTGCTTGGACGATTCCGAACAGTTTCCGCAGCGCACAAGCGAACGCTTCAGTTCAAAAGAAGTTGCAAACGGCTTCCTTTGAGAATCGCGAGACGCTGCTACAGGCGATTTTTCAACACCTCAAGGAGTTGGGATATGGAGATTTGCCTTTCAATACGCGCTTTGCTCTAGCAAAAGATATTATGCAACGCAAGCAGGAGTTTCGCAGTTCTCTTTTTGCCCGCGCCATGTTGGTTTTGCTCTACGCTGGGAGTTTGTTGGGAGGGGTAGCCGGGACTGTCACCGCGATCGCGCCCACTTGGTATCGTTCCATTCCTGTCGCGTTTGAAAGTCCTCAAAAAAGACGGGAACGCTTTTTGCAACAAACGATCGATCGCGCGACGACAACCCTCAACCTCAATCCCAAGGATATCGAGGCTTACCAACTGCGGGCGCGCGCCCGTGAGGGATTGGACGATGAAGATGGCGCGATCGCGGATTATACTCAAATGCTGCGTCTCGATCCTGAAAATGCCGAAACTTACTACAGTCGAGCGAGATTGCGAATTGCACGAGGAGATAAAGAGGGCGCGATCGCGGATTTCAACGCCATCATTCAACTCAACCCCAAAGATCCTTATGTTTATGTCGAACGGGGATATATGCGCCAGGATGAGGGAAATTATCAAGACGCGATCGCGGATGCAAACATCGCCCTCAAACTCAATCCCCAGTACCCAGAAGCTTACGAACTGCGAGGGGAAGCCCGTCGTAACATGGGAGATGAAACGGGCGCGATCGCGGACGAGCAAAAAGCAGAGCAGTTATACGCAACCCTTGGCGAAGAATCCTATTAA
- a CDS encoding dihydrofolate reductase family protein — MSIRLSVFIATSLDGFIARKNGELDWLDAANAIVPEGEDCGYRAFMESIDRLIMGRKTYEKVLSFDEWSYGNKPVIVLSRNKIEIPDRLAETVSHSSESPRDLRDRLSKEGAERLYIDGGITIQRFLNEGLIDDLTITIIPILLGSGIPLFSNLKKDISLNHIATKTYDFGFIQLTYEVVNNAKKH; from the coding sequence ATGAGTATAAGATTATCCGTATTTATTGCAACCAGTCTAGATGGTTTCATTGCAAGAAAAAATGGAGAACTTGATTGGTTAGATGCTGCCAATGCCATCGTTCCAGAAGGTGAAGATTGTGGTTATCGCGCTTTCATGGAGTCGATCGATCGCTTGATTATGGGGCGAAAAACCTACGAAAAAGTATTGTCTTTTGATGAATGGTCTTACGGAAATAAACCTGTAATTGTATTAAGTCGAAACAAGATTGAAATTCCCGATCGATTAGCTGAAACTGTTTCCCATTCATCAGAATCCCCAAGGGATTTACGCGATCGTTTGTCAAAAGAAGGTGCTGAACGGCTATATATTGATGGTGGAATAACCATACAACGATTCCTCAATGAAGGGTTGATTGACGATCTCACAATTACCATTATCCCCATCCTTTTAGGTAGCGGAATTCCTTTATTCTCAAATCTCAAAAAAGACATTTCACTGAATCATATCGCAACTAAAACCTATGATTTTGGCTTTATTCAATTGACTTATGAAGTGGTAAATAATGCTAAAAAACATTAA
- a CDS encoding Uma2 family endonuclease encodes MVQSVTKLLTFEEFSAWYPDTERRYELHDGIIIEMPKPTGKHSNVTGFLIEELILTIIQMGRRGVWTIPRESIVKSNRGNGYEPDIIVLDRNALAAEPHWERESIIENAQSVKLIVEVVSTNWRDDYFKKRADYEEMGIGEYWIVDYAALGGRNFLGDPKEPTLSVYQLVEGEYQISQFRGNEPIVSPTFPEFHRTAEQIFKTIYS; translated from the coding sequence ATGGTTCAATCCGTCACAAAACTCCTGACTTTTGAAGAATTTAGCGCCTGGTATCCCGACACAGAGAGACGCTACGAACTCCACGACGGAATAATTATCGAAATGCCAAAGCCAACGGGAAAGCATTCCAATGTAACGGGTTTTTTAATTGAAGAATTAATTCTCACGATTATTCAAATGGGAAGGCGAGGCGTTTGGACAATTCCGAGAGAATCGATTGTCAAATCCAATCGTGGAAATGGATACGAACCGGATATTATTGTTCTCGATCGAAATGCACTTGCGGCTGAACCGCATTGGGAACGAGAATCAATTATTGAAAATGCTCAATCGGTCAAACTTATTGTTGAAGTCGTCAGCACAAACTGGCGCGATGATTATTTCAAAAAACGAGCAGATTATGAAGAGATGGGTATTGGTGAGTATTGGATTGTTGACTACGCAGCGCTAGGAGGACGAAACTTTCTTGGCGATCCTAAAGAACCCACTCTCTCGGTGTATCAATTGGTTGAGGGAGAATATCAAATCAGTCAATTTCGAGGAAATGAGCCGATCGTTTCGCCTACCTTTCCAGAATTCCATCGAACAGCAGAACAAATTTTTAAAACGATTTATTCATAA